In Doryrhamphus excisus isolate RoL2022-K1 chromosome 21, RoL_Dexc_1.0, whole genome shotgun sequence, a single genomic region encodes these proteins:
- the LOC131109152 gene encoding coagulation factor XIII A chain-like, whose product MDTGRYNVKPPATNLLLVEDEFPEYEPFEFMDDPVDGDDADDAVAVPRQYSPGRGEPLSVLDIDMCQQKNMPVHRTNFYDIQNLVVRRGDQFVIRVTFNRPLTNEDRFMLEFLIGSKPAPNKATQVVVDFTSRKQGRWQGNVVENQGSSVMFGITSAPNAIVGRYRLYARIVTRRGLKRSKRNPATDFYVLFNAWCKEDIVYYPDEDGRQEYVMNEYGIIYQGSKDTMIARRWVYGQFDRGILDACIYLLDACRMPISSRGDAIKLVRKGSAVINSQDDDGVLVGNWSDDFSGGTAPTLWTGSVKILLQYANTGVPVSYAQCWVYAGVFNTFLRALGIPTRVITNFSSAHDNTGNLKIELIFKPDGSPDERHTNDSIWNYHCWNEVFMQRPDLGAALGGWQVVDSTPQETSDGLYRCGPASVIAIKDGLVGYPFDGPFIYAEVNSDVVFLERDRYGNLTTMGVDTTLVGQAIYTKHVLNNNARDITHQYKYPEGSREDTMSLAKAESHGLERDEPTPKTKITATLLVDQVQLGEDVNIVVEFKNHGDTPETVKAMLSCTVVFYTGVLSNRFKQESLSATVEPHQTARQVVTTTAQEYVKHLGFQRYLSFNLSGRTETENVSALKVIYLATPSLQLEVSGPHEVGEEMFVTVSFTNPFDYPLLDIYVALEGPRALPYRTRFYKTLEPQGSFSWKVSFMPQVVGKRTLVAVMYCSNLCEIWGTVEFNIGNN is encoded by the exons ATGGACACAGGACGCTACAATGTCAAG CCACCTGCCACCAACCTGCTGCTTGTCGAGGACGAGTTCCCCGAATATGAGCCTTTTGAATTCATGGATGACCCGGTTGACGGGGACGACGCGGATGACGCGGTGGCGGTACCGCGCCAATACAGTCCCGGGAGAGGTGAGC CACTGTCTGTGTTGGACATCGACATGTGCCAGCAAAAGAACATGCCGGTCCACCGCACCAACTTCTACGACATCCAGAACCTGGTGGTCCGTCGGGGAGACCAGTTTGTTATCCGTGTCACCTTTAATCGACCTTTGACCAACGAAGACAGATTCATGCTGGAGTTCCTCATTG GTTCCAAACCGGCACCCAATAAGGCCACCCAAGTGGTAGTGGACTTCACCTCCCGCAAGCAGGGTCGCTGGCAGGGTAATGTCGTGGAGAATCAAGGTTCGTCTGTCATGTTCGGCATCACCTCGGCTCCCAATGCCATTGTGGGGAGGTACCGCCTGTATGCAAGAATAGTGACAAGACGTGGTCTGAAGCGCAGCAAAAGGAACCCCGCCACCGACTTTTATGTGCTCTTCAATGCCTGGTGTAAGG AGGATATCGTGTATTATCCTGATGAAGATGGAAGACAGGAGTATGTCATGAACGAATACGGCATCATCTACCAGGGTTCCAAGGACACGATGATTGCCCGCAGATGGGTGTATGGACAG TTTGACCGTGGCATCTTGGACGCCTGCATCTACCTCCTGGACGCATGCCGCATGCCCATCAGCAGCCGCGGCGACGCTATCAAACTGGTCCGGAAGGGTTCTGCCGTG ATAAACTCCCAGGATGATGACGGCGTGCTGGTGGGCAACTGGAGTGATGACTTTTCAGGAGGCACGGCCCCCACGCTGTGGACCGGCAGCGTGAAGATCCTACTGCAGTATGCCAACACGGGCGTGCCAGTGAGCTACGCCCAGTGctgggtgtatgctggagtctTCAACACCT TTCTGCGCGCTTTGGGCATCCCGACCAGAGTCATCACCAACTTCAGCTCGGCTCACGACAACACGGGCAACCTGAAGATTGAACTCATCTTCAAGCCGGATGGCTCACCCGACGAACGGCACACAAATGACTCCATCTG GAACTACCACTGCTGGAACGAGGTCTTCATGCAACGCCCTGACCTTGGCGCAGCACTGGGAGGCTGGCAGGTGGTAGACTCCACACCACAGGAGACTAGCGATG GACTCTACCGCTGCGGGCCAGCCTCGGTCATCGCCATCAAGGACGGTCTGGTGGGATACCCGTTTGACGGCCCCTTCATTTACGCTGAG GTGAACAGCGATGTGGTCTTCTTAGAGCGGGACCGTTACGGGAACTTGACCACCATGGGAGTGGACACCACTCTAGTGGGACAAGCCATCTATACCAAGCATGTTCTCAACAACAATGCCAGAGACATCACTCACCAGTACAAGTACCCTGAAG GAAGTCGTGAGGACACCATGTCTCTTGCGAAGGCGGAGAGCCACGGCTTAGAGAGAGATGAGCCGACTCCAAAAACAAAGATTACCGCCACCCTCTTAGTTGACCAG GTTCAACTAGGAGAGGACGTGAACATTGTGGTGGAGTTCAAGAACCACGGGGACACTCCTGAAACAGTGAAGGCAATGCTTTCATGCACGGTCGTCTTCTACACCGGCGTCCTGTCCAATCGTTTTAAACAAGAGTCGCTTAGTGCGACAGTGGAGCCTCACCAAA CGGCGCGCCAGGTTGTGACAACCACCGCTCAGGAATATGTGAAACATTTGGGCTTTCAGCGTTACCTCAGCTTCAACCTGAGCGGCCGCACTGAAACTGAGAACGTAAGCGCCCTCAAAGTGATCTACCTGGCCACACCATCCCTCCAGCTCGAG GTGAGCGGGCCTCATGAGGTTGGCGAGGAAATGTTCGTCACGGTCAGCTTCACCAACCCTTTTGACTACCCTCTGCTTGACATTTACGTGGCCTTGGAGGGCCCTCGGGCGCTGCCGTACAGGACTCGCTTCTACAA GACCCTTGAACCACAAGGTTCCTTTTCCTGGAAGGTCTCCTTCATGCCCCAGGTGGTAGGAAAGCGCACCCTGGTGGCCGTGATGTACTGCAGCAACCTGTGCGAG ATTTGGGGCACTGTTGAGTTCAATATTGGGAACAATTAG